The Pyrus communis chromosome 14, drPyrComm1.1, whole genome shotgun sequence sequence tcaattaagtggataaatgggctgggtgctggcgcaaagtctttaggggtggagttgctctaaattATAATTTCTCAATCTACAACGGCAATATAAATACAGAGTCCTGAGAACATCTTCAGTGGAGTCCTTATACATGGACAATCATcgtataaaatgagtataaaataaatataggaATAAAATAAATCTCCAATGGATCGGAAAGTGAGTTCTTAAAGTATAGGGACTCGTCAGATACTTGATGTATGTACGCATATATAGGGACTCTATAAAGACTGAGATGGTGGACCCAATAGGACAATTTAAGTGGAAAAGCATGCGTGGGTTCCAATCACATGaccttgccttttttttttcttttcttttcaaccaTTTAAAATGGAGAGTCCAGATTGattcttgtttttcaaattcttttgttttctcttttcataATGCATCCGttgaaatattaatattttcaatttaggtTACTCTTTCATATTGTTCTCTCATCATTCCTATAAATACCAAATTATCTAACCACAACTTCATTTATTATACTCAGTTCACCTGTACTCAATTTATTCATTCTAGTTACgtttttgtgaagaaaaaaattggtgtcagaatttgaataatttttgttaaaatgtttacaaaaatattttacgaAAACGTAAtgttaacataaacaaaaaatgtgtacctaatcaaattatcacattaaaTTGTAAAAACCTCAAATTTACGGATTCTACTATAAGAACTCTCCCATTTGAGGCAATATTCCTATAGAGACACAAAGATTTTCTTTAAGTCCTTATATGAGTACTCAAAGGTGGTGGTAGGAGTTCCTAAATAAGGTACTCCCATTAGAAATGCTTTGTACCACTAAGATTTTTGCTGATGCATTTCTTGTTAGCTTTATATGGTTGTATGGTTAAAACACTATGCTGGTGATAATAAAATCAAGAGATTAAACCCTAACCTGCAGAAGCTCCAGTATGGTGATGATGATTCGAGAAGAAGAAACTGGGAGGAAAAACACCAAGCCTTCTGCAAACTCCTACCCTTATAACAATGCTCTATGGGATGGGAagcttagagcatctccaaagaaaatgtcaaaacTGTTACATAGGcatacaacaataaaaaaatgatagcaaactctctccaaccaagggttcaatttcttacatgacGTTGAGTAAGGCAAAAtcttttgctgtcaaatttgacagcagatgtcaaatttattaaataatttttttaatagattaatatactatataataaataatgttgtattttcaagtatttgatgggttgtctcaattattggacctcacaaaaagagaaaattttttattgattgGTTGCCTCAATCATTAGATcccacaaaaagataaaaaaatttattgaatgacattattatttaatatatcaGGTGGAgtaaaatattgtgcaaaatgtcaaattgccacataaggtatcaaatatcattttgatgtttgAAAATTGATAGCTTCCTTTAGAGATGCTCGTAGTTGCTGTGGTTCTAGGGTTTTTAGGAACTGATATTTATATAGCCAAAAAGTTAGAGTTTCCGTCCATAAAGGAAACCTAAAAGCCCTCTTTCTTAGTTTCCAAGTAGAATATCATAATCACATTCAATTGAGGACTCCATCAATCCTACTTAGAATATAAGACACTTGATCAAATCACAATCTACATTATTCTCATAGTATACATTCCTATTCAATACAGAGACCACTTAAAGGTTGATTCATATTGGATAAATCCGACATTTCGCTCACCACAATTACCTACAGAAACCGATGCCCTAGAGCCTAGAAAGCGTCCTCCAACGCAGCACAACAAAGTTACTCGCTTCCTCAGCTGCATTTTCCGGCTCACAACATATTGTAAGTTTCTGaagccttttttttatttttaaaaaaaaaaaaattcctttttgggtttttcagatgggttttgatttttctcATATATAAAGTGGAGATGTTTGGTTTCATCtgcaattttttaaaattaatgttgCTCTGCTGTTAAAACACTTGCCTTGATTTTTACTTCTTTTCCATTttagattatttttttaattaattcccTCTTATTTTATCTGTATGGAAATTGCAGCTTgggatttgaaaatttgaagcaATGATTCACAAATATCCTGAGGAACTCATTGATCAGATGCACCTCACTGTGCAAGCCATGGAACTCCATGATTAAAAATCCCAGCTTTATTCGCACCCAACTCAGCCGTACAATCAATCTTAATAACCAGTCTGACGCCCACCTCCTCCTTCTGTACTCTGTTCGTACAGCGCCAATCAAGGAGCATTGCAATTTGCGTTATGACAACCTTGCCTTCGATGAGTACTGCAAGCTGGAATTTCCAATTCTTCCCAGGGAAGAACTGTACAATAAATTTCTACGTGTGGTCGGTGTTTGTAATGGGCTGGTGTTCCTTGCTGATGATAAGGACTATTTAGGTTACACATTCATGTTTTGGAACCCGTCTATAAGAAAGTCAGTGACCCTTCCTAACCCTCATCTTACCTTCGAGACAATTAGCAAGTATTATGCTTGTATTGGTTTTGGTTTCGACGCTGTGACTAATGACTACAAGGTTGTGAGACTTATCACTGAGCAATGTGAGGATCCGAATATTTTCTATGAGGTTTATTCACTAGCTGGAGGCTCATGGAGTGATCCTCGTTGTCTGGATTTCGCATGTGAAGTTGTGAGTCGTCCCAAACCTCAGGCTTTTGTTAATGGTGCTATTCACTGGGAGGCATTCTGCCGTTTGACAGACGGTGGTTTTGAATGTTTCATTTGGCGTTTGACGTGGGCAGCAATTCATTTCGCAGGATAATGGCACCAAAGAATTTCATAACCTTGTGCTCAACGCAACTGTTTATTTCAGGTGACGGGAAATCTATTGCTCTATCCAAGATTTATTCTACTAATACTGGAGAGTTATATCTTGATGTATGGGTGATGAAAGACAGAAAGAGTATGGCATGGAAGAGTCATGGATCAAATTGACAACTCTCTGTCCACCAGATATACAAAGAGAAGTTCCTTACAAGCCATTATGTTTTAGGAAAAGTGGTGATGTAGTGTTGAATTCCGACTGatagtattttttattatggTGATAGGTGTGAATTTGTTTGTCTAGACCTTGTGAGCAAGCAATTTAAAAGTTTTGGAATTCATGGATATGAATATTACTATGCTGAATCTTATGTTGAGAGCCTCACCTTACTCGACAAGACCGATGCATTTTCTTACTGAGGAAGAGAATAGGTAAGGTGGTACGACGGCTTTTGTTTAGCTGCGAAGCGAGGACATCGTCGCGCATAATATTCTTCAGAATTTTATGAAGACTTTGAATCTATTGCTTTTTTTCCTATTTGGTAGGAGATGATTGGGAATTTGGCACCTTTTTATCATTTACTTCTCTTTGATCTGTTATTTATGTCTGTAGTAACTCCTTCAATCTAGCATCTGCTGCCTGGTTTATTTCAACAATCTCGCTTCGACTTTCGAGTTTCAACTAGATTAAGGATATTCCGGTTTCATAGTTCTAGTTTCTCTGTTTGTAGTGATTATGTGGATTTCTTGTAGTTTCATGTGGCCTGTCACTATACTAATATTTCGAAACATATACTATTAAATTCGTGTCTTCAACACGAAAGAAGCAAGATCTAAAAGAGGAAGCGCATTTTTGACAactaaataaaaagaattttgaaaGTCTTTATTCGCGAAGTACATTCAATGTGCTTCTCCAAATCATACTTAATGTTTAGGGTTTAAGATTTCGATTGATTTTACTCTAAAACTGCAATGTGACAATTTCAATAGAATGGTTTGGTTCAATCGGTTATACAAAAGTCATTGAGCCATATTACAGCTGAGCATTATGCAAGGGATAATCCCTCTAGCTTGTTAGTTTTTGAGAGAAACTTGTCCAcccaaaggaagaagaaaacaatttgaTTTGAGAACCAACAAAACAAATGACATTTAGTATCACTGGAGGTGGGCATGCCACGAACAGATCGGTTATACTTAAACAACGAAAGTGCAAGCTTGAACCaattataataatataaatttagtgtagataacGCTTTATCACAGTGTCAGAAAACTATATTATATCTGCAAACCATTCTCCCTTCTAACAACTACAATTTAACCCACTAAGTGCAACCTTGGTGTAGGTTCGTTTCCAACCAATCTCTGtcctaacaactaacaatttaacccactaacgctaccatttgtaaaaaataaaaaataaaaaaaaaatataaatttgatcTTTTTAGTAATTTATTTGTAAAAGTAATTTCTGCAAACCATTTTTAGTAGCGTCCAAGGtaaatagaaaataattgacTCGAGAATTAACCATGATATATCAATTCGATCATACATTGAAGACACATATACCATGTATTGACGACATTTCACTTTTAGATTAACAATATAACAATAAATATCAATCCCAAACTAAAAATTGATTGTTTCAACAATAGTGATAAATTGTCATGGTAGTTAAGATCTTTCTCTTCCAGCCACTCAGGCCATCTCCAACAGAGGGCTGACCAGAGGGCTCATTTTAGCTCTCTggtcctccaagatattaatattttaatgaacagtacatgggtatatttgcctccatctccaactgatGACCAAATGGCCATATGGCTCATTTTAGCCATGTCACAAAAatctgtctccaaccgagggtcaaagggccatagagccaaacataatttattatttaaaaactacaacttaaattcaaatccaatggctaagTGACGTCAACATGAAACaagtttgtaaaatagaagttatagaaaaaaaatagaatttaaaaaaagtatgaaacaaattttgtaaaatagaagttataggaaaaaatatataaaacaaattttgtaaaatagaagttataggaaaaaaattgtgtacaaaataaaaaataaaaaataaacctataaaataaataaaataaaaaaataacggctagctgacatcAGCTAGCTGTTGCATTTGAAAATTGGCTTAgaattcctgtcggttatatctaATAGAAATGCTATAATTTTTGGCCAACCCGGGGTTGGTTGGCTGGCTGGATTGAGCTAGCCCTTTGGCCTTTTGGCCCTTTTAGATTCTGTGGGGCCCATGAGCTCTCAGACGtaaccctcagttggagacgattttcagaTTATTTTCGACCCTAGCCCTCTGGACCATTCGTTTGGAGATGGCCTCAAGTTTAAACCTTCTCttatttttagtgtaattttttttatttaccttatttgatattttatttttgaacaaatgatattatctacactaagggaaagAGAGTgaacttagtctcacaatgggctagtgataatgtagtttaaattcaccttttagcaaaaatcgaacttaaaacctctcatttataagtaaaaaaaaaatatcactagatcgtaatactaaataattttttttagtgtaaattaaaatagtaatCTTGCTCGTACTAAAAAAGGTCAGCCTAATTCTTTTTAGGGAGTATAAGTTCTccaaatctcaaccaaatcaatTATTACAGTCTGGTTTATTTTAGACCATTTGACTCTTCTATCATCAAAATAGACTCAAACCGGCCACTACGAACCAATTAGTTTGGATGGTTCAGTCAGATTGTTGCTCACCCTTTGCGAAAGTCGTACCCGTCAGAAAGAAAAATGACTTGGATGGATCGGGCAGTACTATAGTGGCATTATGATTCAAAACACAATATTTATGATGTAAGATTAATTGAGATATTGTGTCATTAGACCGAGACGCCACAGATTGTTTACCGGTACATCCATCTAAGTTAcgggaaaaggatcctcactGGATCTTTTTTTTCTGGAGATCCAAGGAATTCTAACACGCTCCGATCCCGATGTTCATGAAACATCGGAATGATCACATGTTGGTTGACATCCTAGGATGACGAAAGTCATTTATTGAAAACATGAGAACTAAAATATGAATAAGataaaagaatttaaatataattcaTATGCAAATGAGGAACTTGTTCAAAACATATAACTAACTacaacactaaaagaaataatataaaattgaatgaataaaagaatgggtcctacaccaagaagactcgaagatgccgatgcagaAGTGTCTTGACGCTaggattgtacgcctcgattctaagtcttgAGGGGGGTGCAAAACATACATGAGTGGATCAAGTTGATATACATATAATACTGAAATAGTTataaacatactaacccccaaagctTAATGACaactaatagcataatatgtaataggtttccgaaatcctagcatgccataaaaccctttcataaaacatatatcatatatagtgtgctagATTAGTTATATGTTCTGAACACGTTTCTCAATTGCATGCTCAATGTGATTTAATTTGTaagtatttatttatattcgttgttctcatgcatcctaatatggctacgtcaccttcgagtgTCAACCAGCACGTACCTACTTTGGTGTTCTGGGAATATCAAGGTATCTTTATGAATTCATTGTTGACAGttgaatattattttattatattagttTTCGTATGAACTTATATGCAtgtttttccatgttcttggcaTTTGCATTAATTAAATGACTTTGTCACCTTTGGATGTTGGCCAGCACGTGACCATCTCGATGTTCGTGGGACATCGGGATCGGGGCATGTCAGATTTTATGATCAtgtccgttcattgtacatcttacggttagaaatcattttaaatttaaaattaaatataaataatacctaacgaaaactgaccgtacgatgtatAATAAACGAACATAAGCACGGAATCCGGATCCTCAGggccggatccttttcctaagTTACGCTCCAAAATAAGGGGCCAAAGCTGAAATAAGATGAATTATTAGCGCTAAAACTAATCGTTAAACCCTGTATAAACACAAGATAAGCATGAAGCCTTTAAATCTCCAACGGGCATATAAATACAGATAGTGAGATACAGACTACAGAGGATCCTTCCTTCCACTAGGGTTTGTGCCGATGCCTTTCCCTCACCTAAAGAAAGCAACGCCCTAGAACCTAGAAAGCCTCCACATTTTTTCGGCTCAGCAACGCCGCAGAAGAACGAGGTTCGCTTCCTTAACTCCAATTTTCTGCTTATCGAATTTATGAGTTTCTACagtcttttgttttcttctatttttttttctggccTTTTTTAAGAGCTTATTTCCTATAACAATGGTGGATTTGGATTTAGTGTTCGTTTTTTCAGATGGGTTTTGATATTTGGTTTCATCtgcaatttttttatatgaatgtTGCACTGCTGTTAAAACAATtgccttgattttttttttacttcttttcaattttaggttttttttttttttttttggtaattaaatTCACTGTTATTCTATCCATATGGAAACTGCAGCTTGGGATTTGAAAGTTTGAAGCAATGATTCACAAATTTCCTGAGGAAATCATACATGATATCCTGTTTAGATTACCTTCTAAAACGTTGATCAGATGCACATCAGTGTGCAAGCCATGGAACTCCATGATAAAAAATCCCAGCTTCATACAAACTCACCTCAACCGTACAATCAATCTTAATAACCAGTTTGGCACCCACCTCCGCCTACTCCACTGTGTTCCTGGAGCTATTCTTTCCGGCGACGTCAATGTTCGCGCAGACGAGCCAAGGGAGGAGCAGTTCTATTTGCATTATGACAACCATGCTTTTGATGAGTACTGCAAGCTGGAATTTCCAATTTTTCCCAGGGAAGAAATGCACAATAAATTTCTTCGGGTGGTCGGCATTTGTAATGGACTGGTGTTCCTTGCTGATGATAAGGATTGTTTAGGCTACACCTTCATGTTATGCAACCCGTCTATGAGAAAGTCAGTGACCGTACCTAAGCCTCATCTTACCTTCAACACAATTGGCCCTTATTATGCTTgtattggttttggttttgacgcTGCGACTAATGACTACAAGGTTGTGAGACTTATCACCGATCAATGTGTGGATCCAAATACTTTTTATGAGGTTTATTCACTTGCTGGTGGCTCATGGAGTGAGCCTCGTTCTTTGGATCATGTATGTGAAGTTAAAGATCCTCGTAAACCCCAGGCTTTTGTTAATGGAGCCATTCATTGGGAGGCATGTCGCCGTTTGAAAAATGGTGATTATGAAGATTTCATTTTGGCATATGACTTGGGCAGCGATTCATTTCGTGGGATAATGGCACCAAAGAGTTTCCATAGCTCATGGACCTCGCAGTTGTCTGTTTCAGGTGACGGGAAATCCATTGCTTTGTTTCAGCCTTATTTGACTAATACCGAAAAGCGTTGTGTTGATAtatgggtgatgaaagaatatGGCAAGGAAGAGTCATGGACCAAATTGACAACTCTAAGTCGATCAGGTCCACAAAGAGGAGTTCGCTACAGGCCATTATGTTTTACGAAGTGTGGTGATGTAGTGTTGGTACCAATTTATGGTTTATGGGAGTGTGAATTACTTTGTCTCGACCTTATGAGCAAGCAATTTAAAAATCTTGGAATTCATGGATATATATATTACTATGCTGAATCTTATGTTGAGAGCCTCGTCTTACTTGACAAGACCAATGCAGTTTCTTACTGAGGAGAAGAGCAGGTAAGGTGATAGCATtggtttttctttggttttcattttcttcttgtttttaacGCTTATACCTCCAAACTCCAACTGACTGTGACATGATATGACCATTAACAAAGTTTGTTATGCATTTGTTGCTTGAATTATTCTTGCCCTGTAATTGGTTGCTTATTTTACATTCATGAAATGGACGTTGAACCAAAGTGGTGATTGAAGATGCTTCAAAAACCACCAATGTGGGACGATTAATGATAGCAGG is a genomic window containing:
- the LOC137716350 gene encoding F-box protein CPR1-like encodes the protein MIHKFPEEIIHDILFRLPSKTLIRCTSVCKPWNSMIKNPSFIQTHLNRTINLNNQFGTHLRLLHCVPGAILSGDVNVRADEPREEQFYLHYDNHAFDEYCKLEFPIFPREEMHNKFLRVVGICNGLVFLADDKDCLGYTFMLCNPSMRKSVTVPKPHLTFNTIGPYYACIGFGFDAATNDYKVVRLITDQCVDPNTFYEVYSLAGGSWSEPRSLDHVCEVKDPRKPQAFVNGAIHWEACRRLKNGDYEDFILAYDLGSDSFRGIMAPKSFHSSWTSQLSVSGDGKSIALFQPYLTNTEKRCVDIWVMKEYGKEESWTKLTTLSRSGPQRGVRYRPLCFTKCGDVVLVPIYGLWECELLCLDLMSKQFKNLGIHGYIYYYAESYVESLVLLDKTNAVSY